The Helicoverpa armigera isolate CAAS_96S chromosome 15, ASM3070526v1, whole genome shotgun sequence genomic interval ATGTTCAAATGTGTCAAATTATTATTGCTTAGATCTACAGCCATAAGTTCTTTGTAATAACTCAAGTTTATATCACTTATGTCGTTAGACGCCAATCTCAGATCAATAAGTGTTGTTAAAGTATTAgtgttttcattattaaacgttttcattttattattggaAGCACGTAATACTGTTATATTTGGGAAAATATTAGCTCCAACTGTCGATAGattagtgattttattgtttgacacGTCAAGATATAATAATTTGCTTTTGTTCTTGAAAAGACCTGATATATTCGTTAGGAAGTTATCGTTTATGTACAAagcttttaagttatttaagaaAGTACTATTGATGGATAAATTCGTTAATCTGTTACTTGACAAATCCAGACTGTACATATTGTCAACTCCTATGAAATTATTCGGCTCTATAGTTTCTATTTGATTATTTGAGAGATTCAATCGAGCCAGCCCTGTGAGATCAACAAAAGCAAAGTTTTCAATGCGggttatattaaaattacttaaatctAGGAACCTTAAGAACTTAGCAGGactaaatacattttcttttattgttcCTGCTAAAGCATTGCCTACGATGTTCAAATATTGCAAGTTCTGCAGCGGTAAGGAATACTCCTCAATTATCTTGATCGCGTTCATTGATAAATCTAATTTCTTCATCTGTGTCTGAGCATCAAAACTGCTTATTGATACTACTGAGatgttgttattgtttaaatacAATTCAGTTAGATTAACCAAACagttttgaagaaaatttaaatGAGTCACCTTATTATGGGACAAATCCAGCACAGCAATAGATGAATTAGAGAAACTAGCATTTTCTATTTCTATAATATTGTTGGTACTTAAATTAAGATGCTTCAGATTTACCATCTGGGTGAAGGCCttatttttaatactacttATGCTTTGCCTAGACAAATCCAATTCAGTTATATTACGCAAACCACTAAAAGTATTTTCTCTTATTTCACccgttatattattatttattaaattcaaatagtTTAAATGCCCATTTATAAAAGCGTTTTCCTGTATGCCTGTTATCGAATTGTTATAAAAATCCAAATACTCCAGCTCACTGCTGACAACGAACCTGATATTTTCAATTGTAGCATTAATTCTGTTGTAGCTGAAATCTACAACTTTCAAAGACACAGCTTGGTTGAAACAATTATAATCCACAGTTGTCAGTGCATTGTGCGATGCATTGAAGTTCACAATCGCTGCCATCCGATTTATTTCATATCCAGATAACTTCTTCAAATAGTTGTAGGATAAATCTAAGgttttcaacattttcaaattcGTGAGTGTCAAATTCAAAGATACCAAGTGATTGGACCGCAAATTGAGATATTctaaatttttcaaattcataaaaCAGTCTTCTGATAGCTTAGTCAACATATTGTTCTGTAAATGTAACTTTTTCAATTTAGGCAATTCATTCAGTTCACCTGATAATTCTATTAAATGGTTGTTAGACAAATCTAATTCTAGTAAA includes:
- the LOC110373958 gene encoding chaoptin is translated as MDLRSILLSIVVFSSVIASSSAGCTWTFNSNSRNCNYTIVCSTNPGSISNPTCNDEPYVIFIIKNSNLDYLTAALFSATNFDSRVREFIAHGNTWTTIDTSAFRYYSKSIKVDISNNEILKVRNEAFKNLQYIQLLNISYNKIETLYANSFVMAESKSLLELDLSNNHLIELSGELNELPKLKKLHLQNNMLTKLSEDCFMNLKNLEYLNLRSNHLVSLNLTLTNLKMLKTLDLSYNYLKKLSGYEINRMAAIVNFNASHNALTTVDYNCFNQAVSLKVVDFSYNRINATIENIRFVVSSELEYLDFYNNSITGIQENAFINGHLNYLNLINNNITGEIRENTFSGLRNITELDLSRQSISSIKNKAFTQMVNLKHLNLSTNNIIEIENASFSNSSIAVLDLSHNKVTHLNFLQNCLVNLTELYLNNNNISVVSISSFDAQTQMKKLDLSMNAIKIIEEYSLPLQNLQYLNIVGNALAGTIKENVFSPAKFLRFLDLSNFNITRIENFAFVDLTGLARLNLSNNQIETIEPNNFIGVDNMYSLDLSSNRLTNLSINSTFLNNLKALYINDNFLTNISGLFKNKSKLLYLDVSNNKITNLSTVGANIFPNITVLRASNNKMKTFNNENTNTLTTLIDLRLASNDISDINLSYYKELMAVDLSNNNLTHLNMSLFKNNEFLQSLDVSRNNISDLPPGTFQFMKNLKVLNMSSNFLSRLRFGSLKGLHKTEVLDLSKNNIAVLDVDVFHECDELRTLIIDYNRIKTFDLERLILISLKKLRSLSLGGNPISCKEIVHNIKSANDTFYAIRQVEVTSIHKIYHEDNVHGIKCGDEAYLNENITTKPEFKKSTDEPTPSNSSTSIVLIWCSILTVILVAAGVLAYIKLYKKRVVIIGNNVSMNMRNSIVSEVSDFQSDLLG